ataattttatacaattcGTTGGCTGTCAAGTAGTGGAATTGGTTTATCTGAATGCAAGAATATGgtaatattatatcaatatactaaatataggcTTGGGCATATtatagtaattttttttaagaataatacaacactgttttgttgttgttgtctagtTGTGTCACTTTGACAAGTCGAATGTCGCCGTTTAAACAATTTGACACAATTTATTGACTGTCATCCAGtgaaattatttaacttttctCTTTGCTCGATCATGGACAGTGATATTCAGCAAAATAAGTCGAAATTCGGACGCAAAACTGATCTCGAATTTATTGACAGTGTACTTGAGTATTGCAATGTAAATATTGCGCCAGATGTACGAGCTTATCTAGTGGATCATGCATACAGTAAGCTGCTGCAAGTTCTTTTTTCCTGACTAATACAATGCTAGATTTTCACATCGTAGCTTTGGCCCGGGATCAGCTGCTTGCAGCTCGTTGCTTTGCCCGATTCGCCAATAAATCCAGCATTGAAGACGAAGATATACGAATGGCCAGCTTGGATACAACGGATGAGTTGAAATTTGTGCCGACTTTGCTGCCACAGACGAAGCCGCCAGGGCAACATTTGTCAGCATCAACTCCAGCAATGGgattgttgctgccaccttGGCGCAACTGTCAGGTGGGCGTCAATGCGCAGCTGAAGCAGTTTGAACTTGAAGCAATGGAACGCAGTGAATCAATGGACACGGATAAGGTGCCACGCTTGGGCCCAAAGAACACCCCCagggaaaaataaaataaatactaatagtattttttattgcatttgactATTCAGTCTTCTTCTCCGAAGATTTTTGCTTTTCCTCCTCTTTTTTGTTCGCCTTGCGTTTTGGCTTTTCCGCTTTATACTGCTCAGCTTTCTCCtcctttttcttctcttcGAGTTTCTGCTTTTCTGCCTTGTATTGCTCAATCTCGTATTGCTTCAGACTTTTCCCAAATTCACGACACACTTTCACATGCAACAGGCACTTGCGGCAAATTTCCTTAGTCTTGATCATCTCTAGATCGTTGGCTGCCTCGCTGGTGTTCCATGAATGTGCCTTCTTGTAGGCTTCCACCATTCTGGCATCACTGAGAGACGCCACCTCAAAGGGCACACGACGTGGCTGCATCGATGCAAAAATTGCAGGATCAACTCGATCTGCGCCCTCCTAAGTTATAAGCATGATGATGAGATTTGAAGATGTGTTAAAGCCAGAAGACTACAGTTGAgaatgctcgactgtgagataccagctaAAAGCAAACCAGTggggtattcattttaaaatactccaaattaatataccgaaaattactaaaaatataccaaatgccataactaaataccaaaatatactactgTATATATAATGTGtgtataatataccaaattgtcagctctcaaaatataccatctgctatatttagtatattgatatagtataaatatactagataGTTAGCCCTAGCAACTATGACCCGTAGTAAGCAGGCGGGTtgtacggacggacagacagacatggccaAATCGTCTCGGCatttgatgctgatcaagaatatatatactttataggctCGGAGATGCCTCATTCTACACTTctaccggcacaaagttataatacccttctattcTTATTATATAATGTGTAGCAGGTATAATTATTAACTTACTATTAAAGGTGTATTCCACAATTcttcaaaattcattttaagcaccaaaattggaaaattgttaaattttttaatctttGATGAAGCGCTGTCTAGCTGAAAGTGACTAGAACTAGAGTTAACTTACGAACTGCATCATAAATTCGATGACAGCCAAATCAAAGCATGGtaagaatgaaaataaatttgtaggCTAATAAAATTGTCATGGATTATGATGGTGATATTTCTCTTAGAGTTGTTCTGaatcctttttttatttttgtgttattccATTAAGTATTCCATTACATAAACAGTGTGGTAAGAATTGAGCGCTAAGAActaaatacatatgcatgtatttgcGCATCGAGTGTTTTAGTTGTTCTATGTTAATTAAGAGGAGAG
This window of the Drosophila albomicans strain 15112-1751.03 chromosome 2L, ASM965048v2, whole genome shotgun sequence genome carries:
- the LOC117565016 gene encoding uncharacterized protein LOC117565016, with the protein product MDSDIQQNKSKFGRKTDLEFIDSVLEYCNVNIAPDVRAYLVDHAYTLARDQLLAARCFARFANKSSIEDEDIRMASLDTTDELKFVPTLLPQTKPPGQHLSASTPAMGLLLPPWRNCQVGVNAQLKQFELEAMERSESMDTDKVPRLGPKNTPREK
- the LOC117564910 gene encoding uncharacterized protein LOC117564910, with the translated sequence MNFEELWNTPLIEGADRVDPAIFASMQPRRVPFEVASLSDARMVEAYKKAHSWNTSEAANDLEMIKTKEICRKCLLHVKVCREFGKSLKQYEIEQYKAEKQKLEEKKKEEKAEQYKAEKPKRKANKKEEEKQKSSEKKTE